The Thermoplasmata archaeon nucleotide sequence TGTTGGAAATGACAGATATAATCGGGCTGCCCGTTTACACGCCAGATGGAATTCTGCTTGGAAATGTGAACAATGTGGTAGTAGATGTAGAGGGTGCTAAAATTGATGGTTTGTTTCTTGCGGAGACAAACCCAGTGCTTGTGAAGGGCTCAAGAGGTGTTGCATTTCCCTACAGGTGGGTACAGGCAATTGGCGATGTGATAATTCTGAAGTACTTCCCAAAGAAGATTAGCTTTGTTGAGAAAGGGAAGAACAAGGAAGAGGAAGAAGAGG carries:
- a CDS encoding PRC-barrel domain-containing protein — encoded protein: MTDIIGLPVYTPDGILLGNVNNVVVDVEGAKIDGLFLAETNPVLVKGSRGVAFPYRWVQAIGDVIILKYFPKKISFVEKGKNKEEEEEEEEED